A single Bosea sp. PAMC 26642 DNA region contains:
- a CDS encoding LysR family transcriptional regulator, whose protein sequence is MARLGGFRAAATHLNLAQPTVSLRVKELERILGAELFDRALYRPVPTTLGSAIYADVERMLAHAEQVQRRSKDALPGRGLLRIGAADSFAALILPDLLAALAARHAALQVDVTVDFSTRLEQLLLDRSIDIAFLSQPRAHAGITIVPLWLIDLVWVVGKDLPFEGDVATPENLVDLPIFTNSSPSGLFTTIQMWFGTKGLKPHRMNTCNPLTVIARLANAGTGAALIPREMIRVSGDDLSLRVLETKPPIPSHNLCAMWWDNESAAECSYLADIAREISIRLQE, encoded by the coding sequence GTGGCCCGGCTCGGAGGGTTCCGGGCCGCAGCAACCCATCTCAATCTCGCTCAGCCAACCGTCAGCTTGCGCGTCAAGGAGCTGGAGCGAATTCTGGGAGCGGAGTTGTTCGACCGCGCCTTGTATCGGCCGGTGCCGACGACGCTGGGCAGCGCGATCTATGCCGATGTCGAGCGGATGCTCGCCCATGCCGAACAGGTTCAGCGCCGCTCGAAGGACGCGCTTCCGGGGCGCGGTCTCCTGCGCATCGGCGCCGCCGACTCTTTTGCGGCGCTGATCCTGCCCGATCTGCTGGCGGCGCTGGCTGCACGGCATGCAGCCCTCCAAGTCGACGTCACCGTGGATTTCAGCACGCGGCTGGAACAGCTTCTGCTCGACCGCTCGATCGATATCGCCTTCCTGTCGCAGCCCAGGGCCCACGCTGGAATCACGATCGTGCCCCTCTGGCTGATCGACCTCGTCTGGGTCGTGGGCAAGGACCTGCCCTTCGAGGGCGACGTCGCCACGCCGGAAAATCTGGTTGACCTGCCAATCTTCACCAACAGCTCGCCCTCGGGCCTATTTACGACGATCCAGATGTGGTTCGGCACCAAGGGGCTCAAACCCCATCGGATGAACACCTGCAACCCGCTGACGGTGATCGCAAGGCTCGCCAACGCCGGCACCGGCGCGGCCTTGATCCCGCGCGAGATGATCAGGGTCTCTGGCGACGATCTCTCCTTGCGCGTGCTGGAGACGAAGCCGCCGATCCCGTCCCACAATCTCTGCGCAATGTGGTGGGACAATGAGTCTGCCGCTGAATGCAGCTATCTCGCTGATATCGCCAGAGAGATTTCAATCAGATTGCAGGAATAG
- a CDS encoding ABC transporter substrate-binding protein, which translates to MTRLRAWLLTAALLAPAIPFLPTPAAAQGIPQNIPRKELLILENPEGTIKNAAWFNIWAINAGSQSNGLQQAALDTLWYIDPEKGLDGAWDNSLAAEKPVYNADFTEMRVKLRRGLFWSDGVEFTSADVKATVDIQVKAGSMRFSAVLANNVASVEAPDAETVIFKLKKPNSRFHTNFTVRWGAIWILPKHVFDKVEDPAKFDFNKPVSLGAYTLHSFDPDGKWYIWQLREDWQRSSLGRYGKPGPKYLAYIDPGPPDKRVIAQLNHELDVIHDIAPEGMFTLAKQDKGTRAWFKGFPYGHPDPTLPAVIFNTQNEHLKNRDVRWALALMIDVKAVTMAAYRGAATISAIAVPPTGIHPEAYHKPMEAWLKDFEIDTGKSKVKPYDPTVGKQIADMLRPSMGDQIPSDPAVIANSFGLGWWKTNVAAAGELLTRAGFRKQGNQWLTPDGKPFVVRLMVEGDLRPVMTRAGTMIVQQWKQAGIDARIDVAQGTLLTRRAAGDFDAFIGWSVETWGGHQDLSYFMDSWHSQFVAEPGKPQPLRNWQRWTHPEIDKIIEDIRKIDFDDPKGVELGRDYVKLMTREMPIIPLMAYNVFTAMDQTYWKGYPTAEDPYANPVTNWGNSRYMFVRLKPAN; encoded by the coding sequence ATGACGCGCCTACGCGCCTGGCTGCTAACGGCCGCGCTGCTTGCGCCCGCAATACCGTTCTTGCCGACGCCGGCGGCGGCCCAGGGCATTCCGCAGAACATTCCCCGCAAGGAACTCCTGATTCTCGAGAATCCGGAAGGGACGATCAAGAACGCAGCCTGGTTTAACATCTGGGCGATCAACGCCGGCAGCCAGTCGAACGGGCTGCAGCAGGCGGCGCTCGATACCCTCTGGTACATCGACCCCGAAAAGGGGCTCGACGGCGCCTGGGACAATTCCCTGGCTGCCGAGAAGCCGGTCTACAACGCCGACTTCACCGAGATGCGGGTCAAGCTGCGGCGCGGCCTGTTCTGGAGCGACGGCGTCGAATTCACCTCCGCGGACGTCAAGGCGACCGTCGACATCCAGGTCAAGGCGGGGAGCATGCGCTTCTCGGCGGTGCTAGCGAACAACGTCGCCTCCGTCGAAGCGCCTGATGCCGAGACGGTCATCTTCAAGCTGAAGAAGCCCAATTCGCGCTTCCACACCAACTTCACCGTGCGCTGGGGGGCGATCTGGATCCTGCCCAAGCATGTCTTCGACAAGGTCGAGGATCCCGCGAAGTTCGACTTCAACAAGCCGGTCTCGCTCGGCGCCTATACGCTGCACTCCTTCGATCCTGACGGGAAATGGTACATCTGGCAGTTGCGCGAGGACTGGCAGCGCAGCTCGCTCGGCCGGTATGGCAAGCCGGGACCGAAATATCTCGCCTATATCGACCCGGGTCCGCCGGACAAGCGCGTCATCGCGCAGCTCAATCATGAGCTCGACGTCATTCACGACATCGCACCCGAGGGCATGTTCACGCTGGCAAAGCAGGACAAGGGCACCCGCGCCTGGTTCAAGGGCTTCCCCTACGGCCACCCGGATCCGACCCTGCCGGCGGTGATCTTCAATACCCAAAACGAGCACCTGAAGAACCGCGACGTCCGCTGGGCGCTGGCGCTGATGATCGACGTCAAGGCGGTGACGATGGCGGCCTATCGCGGTGCCGCGACCATCTCGGCGATCGCCGTGCCGCCGACCGGCATTCATCCCGAGGCTTATCACAAGCCGATGGAGGCCTGGCTCAAGGATTTCGAGATCGATACCGGCAAGAGCAAGGTCAAGCCCTATGATCCGACGGTCGGCAAGCAGATCGCCGACATGCTGCGTCCCTCCATGGGCGACCAGATTCCCTCCGATCCGGCAGTGATCGCCAATTCCTTCGGCCTCGGCTGGTGGAAGACCAATGTCGCGGCGGCGGGCGAACTGTTGACGCGCGCCGGTTTCCGCAAGCAGGGCAACCAATGGCTGACGCCCGACGGCAAGCCCTTCGTGGTCAGGCTCATGGTCGAGGGCGACCTCCGGCCGGTGATGACGCGGGCCGGCACCATGATCGTGCAGCAATGGAAGCAGGCCGGCATCGATGCGCGCATCGACGTCGCGCAGGGCACGCTGCTGACGCGGCGCGCGGCCGGCGATTTCGATGCCTTCATCGGCTGGAGCGTCGAGACCTGGGGCGGGCACCAGGACCTGTCCTATTTCATGGACAGCTGGCATTCCCAGTTCGTCGCCGAGCCCGGCAAGCCGCAGCCCTTGCGCAACTGGCAGCGCTGGACCCATCCCGAGATCGATAAGATCATCGAGGATATCCGCAAGATCGACTTCGACGATCCCAAGGGCGTCGAGCTCGGCCGCGACTACGTCAAGCTGATGACCCGCGAAATGCCGATCATCCCGCTGATGGCCTACAACGTCTTCACCGCGATGGATCAGACCTACTGGAAGGGCTACCCGACCGCGGAAGACCCTTACGCCAATCCGGTCACGAACTGGGGCAACTCGCGCTACATGTTCGTGCGCCTGAAGCCGGCCAATTAA
- a CDS encoding ABC transporter permease — MSAYPAYLAKRLAQFVMVVFIGVNLAFVITHASPIDPVEQSIAVVTSFGSTAPEAIAAMRSSLQELYGLKGTLAEQYLTFWSRVVRGDFGPSLSAFPTPVSALIGRALPWTAGLLIVSTLITWVLGNLLGGLAGYYQRNRTLKLMGVVAMGVHPIPYYIVALLLLIVFGFLWPVLPITGGSAMNLQQGWNWAFISSVVLHSILPALSLILIGLGSWFLGMRSLVSNIVTEDYVVYAETAGLDSRRVLGSYVMRNALAPQVTGLAMSLGGIFNGAVITEKVFGYPGVGTLLVDAVYAGDYGLVLGVTTVSIIAVSVGVLVIDLLYPLIDPRVELR; from the coding sequence ATGAGCGCTTACCCTGCCTATCTCGCGAAACGTCTGGCCCAGTTCGTCATGGTGGTTTTCATCGGGGTCAACCTGGCCTTCGTGATCACCCATGCCTCGCCGATCGACCCGGTCGAGCAGTCGATCGCGGTCGTGACCTCCTTCGGCAGCACCGCGCCGGAGGCGATCGCGGCGATGCGCTCCTCGCTGCAGGAGCTCTACGGGCTCAAAGGCACGCTGGCCGAGCAATACCTTACCTTCTGGAGCCGGGTCGTGCGCGGCGATTTCGGCCCCTCTCTTTCCGCCTTCCCCACGCCGGTCTCGGCGCTGATCGGCCGGGCGCTGCCCTGGACGGCCGGGCTGCTAATCGTCTCGACGCTCATCACCTGGGTGCTGGGCAACCTGCTCGGTGGGCTCGCCGGCTATTACCAGCGCAACCGCACGCTGAAACTGATGGGCGTCGTCGCCATGGGCGTCCATCCGATCCCTTACTACATCGTCGCGCTGCTGCTGCTCATCGTCTTCGGCTTCCTTTGGCCGGTGCTGCCGATCACCGGCGGGTCGGCGATGAACCTGCAGCAGGGCTGGAACTGGGCCTTCATCTCGAGCGTGGTCCTGCATTCCATCCTGCCGGCGCTGTCGCTCATCCTGATCGGGCTCGGCAGCTGGTTCCTCGGCATGCGTTCGCTGGTCTCCAACATCGTGACCGAGGATTATGTCGTCTATGCCGAGACCGCCGGGCTCGACAGCCGCAGGGTGCTCGGCTCCTACGTGATGCGCAATGCGCTGGCGCCGCAGGTCACCGGGCTCGCCATGTCGCTCGGCGGCATCTTCAACGGAGCCGTGATCACCGAGAAGGTCTTCGGCTATCCCGGGGTCGGCACGCTGCTGGTCGATGCTGTCTATGCCGGCGACTACGGGCTGGTGCTCGGCGTCACCACCGTCTCGATCATCGCCGTCTCGGTCGGCGTCCTCGTCATCGACCTGCTCTACCCGCTGATCGACCCGCGCGTGGAGCTGCGCTGA